The following coding sequences are from one Ruminococcus flavefaciens AE3010 window:
- a CDS encoding V-type ATP synthase subunit A: MNSKGTVVKISGPLVVAEGMRDANMFDVVRVSEKRLIGEIIEMHGDRASIQVYEETSGLGTGENVESTGEPMSVELGPGLIGSIFDGIQRPLDAIRKVCGNNLARGVEVPSLKRETIWKFTPSVKAGDKVIGGDVIGTVPETDIVLHKIMVPNGVEGTVKKISEGEFHADDTVCVIETAKGEKELSLLQKWPVRQGRPYKKKLSPTMPLVTGQRVVDCLFPIAKGGVAAIPGPFGSGKTVTQHQLAKWADADIIVYIGCGERGNEMTDVLNEFPELIDPNTGKSLMERTVLIANTSDMPVAAREASVYTGITIAEYYRDMGYSVALMADSTSRWAEALREMSGRLEEMPGDEGYPAYLGSRLAQFYERAGRVISTGTEGREGALSVIGAVSPPGGDISEPVSQATLRIVKVFWGLDSNLAYQRHFPAINWLTSYSLYADSLADWYNNNVSKDWMKLRARFMEILHDEAELKEIVKLIGMDALSPNDRLKMETARSIREDFLHQLAFHEIDTYTSLKKQLYMMKLILNFNDEAADVLAKGADVETVANLEVREKIGRFKYIEEDKTDAEFDKLSVEISSELNELLDKEED; this comes from the coding sequence ATGAACAGCAAAGGTACAGTAGTTAAAATATCAGGACCGCTTGTAGTTGCCGAGGGCATGAGAGATGCCAATATGTTTGACGTTGTCCGCGTTAGTGAGAAACGTCTTATCGGTGAGATAATAGAGATGCACGGTGACCGTGCTTCAATACAGGTTTACGAGGAAACTTCAGGACTTGGAACAGGTGAGAATGTCGAGTCAACAGGTGAGCCCATGAGTGTTGAGCTTGGTCCCGGACTTATAGGAAGCATCTTCGACGGTATACAGCGTCCTCTTGACGCTATAAGAAAGGTCTGCGGAAACAATCTTGCAAGAGGTGTCGAAGTTCCTTCCTTAAAAAGAGAAACTATCTGGAAATTTACTCCCTCAGTTAAAGCAGGTGATAAAGTCATTGGCGGAGACGTTATCGGTACAGTTCCCGAAACAGATATTGTTCTCCATAAGATAATGGTACCAAACGGCGTCGAAGGAACTGTAAAGAAAATATCAGAGGGCGAGTTCCACGCAGATGATACAGTTTGTGTTATTGAGACAGCTAAAGGTGAAAAGGAGCTCTCTCTTTTGCAGAAATGGCCTGTTCGTCAGGGCAGACCTTATAAGAAGAAGCTTTCACCGACTATGCCGCTGGTAACAGGTCAGCGTGTAGTTGACTGTCTTTTTCCTATCGCTAAGGGCGGTGTTGCTGCTATCCCGGGACCTTTCGGAAGCGGTAAGACAGTAACACAGCATCAGTTAGCAAAATGGGCAGATGCTGATATCATTGTTTATATCGGCTGCGGTGAGCGCGGAAATGAGATGACCGACGTTCTCAACGAGTTTCCCGAGCTTATCGACCCAAATACAGGAAAGTCACTTATGGAGCGTACAGTTCTTATCGCTAATACGTCTGATATGCCTGTTGCAGCCCGTGAGGCTTCTGTATACACAGGTATCACCATTGCGGAGTATTACCGTGATATGGGCTATTCCGTAGCTCTTATGGCTGACTCCACATCACGTTGGGCAGAGGCTCTCCGTGAAATGTCGGGACGTCTTGAAGAAATGCCCGGTGATGAAGGCTATCCTGCATACCTCGGAAGCCGTCTTGCTCAGTTCTATGAGCGTGCAGGACGTGTAATATCAACAGGTACAGAGGGCAGGGAAGGAGCGCTCTCTGTAATAGGTGCCGTATCGCCTCCGGGCGGTGATATCTCAGAGCCTGTATCTCAGGCTACCCTTCGTATCGTAAAGGTATTCTGGGGACTCGATTCAAATCTTGCATATCAGAGACATTTCCCTGCTATAAACTGGCTTACAAGCTACTCGCTGTATGCAGATTCTCTGGCAGATTGGTACAATAACAACGTATCAAAGGATTGGATGAAGCTGCGTGCACGTTTCATGGAGATACTCCACGATGAAGCAGAGCTTAAAGAAATAGTAAAGCTCATCGGTATGGACGCACTTTCTCCCAATGACAGACTGAAAATGGAAACTGCACGCTCTATCCGTGAGGACTTCCTGCATCAGCTTGCATTCCACGAGATAGATACCTATACCAGCCTTAAAAAGCAGCTTTATATGATGAAGCTCATTCTCAACTTCAACGATGAAGCTGCGGACGTGCTCGCAAAAGGTGCTGACGTGGAAACAGTTGCTAATCTTGAAGTAAGAGAGAAGATCGGCAGATTCAAGTATATTGAAGAAGATAAAACAGACGCAGAATTTGACAAGCTCAGTGTGGAAATATCCTCAGAGCTCAATGAGCTGCTTGACAAGGAGGAAGACTAA
- a CDS encoding V-type ATP synthase subunit B, translating into MPREYRTIEEAAGPLLLVKDVENVTYGELAEIRLKNGEKRRCRVLEIDGSNALVQLFENAAGINLQDSSVVFSGHQMELGVSEDMLGRVFDGLGRPIDDGPELIPEMRLDVNGLPMNPVARRYPQEFIQTGVSAIDGLNTLVRGQKLPIFSASGLPHAQLAAQIARQAKVRGKDEQFAVVFAAMGITFEESEYFVQSFRSTGALDRTVLFINLANDSAIERLATPKMALTAAEYLAFEKGMHVLVILTDITNYADALREVSAARKEVPGRRGYPGYMYTDLATIYERAGRQDGKEGSITMIPILTMPEDDKTHPIPDLTGYITEGQIILSRELYRKGINPPVDVLPSLSRLKDKGIGEGKTRADHSDTMNQLFSAYARGKDAKELMVVLGEAALTPTDLIYARFADEFEKKYVSQGFENNRSIEDTLSIGWELLKMLPRSELRRIREEYLVKYYDTQK; encoded by the coding sequence ATGCCAAGAGAATACAGAACCATTGAGGAAGCGGCAGGTCCTCTGCTGCTTGTCAAGGACGTTGAGAATGTAACTTACGGTGAGCTTGCTGAGATAAGACTTAAAAACGGCGAGAAGAGACGCTGCCGAGTACTGGAGATAGACGGCTCAAATGCACTTGTACAGCTTTTTGAGAACGCTGCAGGTATCAACTTGCAGGACAGCAGTGTAGTATTCTCAGGTCATCAGATGGAGCTTGGCGTATCCGAGGATATGCTTGGACGAGTTTTTGACGGACTTGGCAGACCTATCGATGACGGTCCCGAGCTTATACCTGAAATGCGTCTTGATGTAAACGGACTTCCTATGAACCCTGTTGCAAGACGCTATCCCCAGGAGTTTATCCAGACAGGCGTATCTGCCATAGACGGACTGAATACCCTTGTAAGAGGTCAGAAGCTTCCTATATTCTCAGCCAGTGGACTTCCCCATGCACAGCTTGCTGCTCAGATAGCAAGACAGGCTAAGGTTCGCGGAAAAGACGAGCAATTCGCTGTTGTTTTCGCTGCTATGGGTATCACCTTTGAGGAGTCGGAGTACTTTGTACAGAGCTTCCGCAGTACAGGCGCTCTTGACAGAACAGTTCTTTTTATAAATCTTGCAAATGACTCGGCTATAGAGCGACTGGCTACACCTAAAATGGCACTTACAGCTGCTGAGTATCTTGCATTTGAAAAGGGCATGCACGTACTGGTTATCCTTACGGATATTACAAACTACGCAGATGCTCTGCGTGAGGTTTCCGCAGCACGTAAGGAAGTTCCGGGACGTAGAGGTTACCCCGGATATATGTATACCGATCTTGCTACTATCTATGAGCGTGCAGGCCGTCAGGACGGCAAAGAGGGAAGCATTACCATGATTCCTATCCTTACTATGCCCGAAGACGATAAGACACACCCTATCCCTGACCTTACGGGTTATATCACCGAGGGACAGATAATTCTCTCCCGCGAGCTTTACAGAAAGGGTATCAATCCGCCTGTAGACGTTCTCCCTTCACTTTCCCGTCTGAAAGACAAGGGAATAGGTGAGGGCAAGACCCGTGCCGACCATTCGGATACTATGAATCAGCTCTTCTCCGCATATGCGAGAGGAAAGGACGCCAAGGAGCTCATGGTAGTTCTCGGTGAAGCTGCTCTTACCCCCACAGACCTTATCTACGCAAGATTTGCCGACGAATTCGAGAAAAAATACGTATCTCAGGGCTTTGAGAACAACAGAAGTATCGAAGATACGCTTTCAATAGGCTGGGAGCTTCTTAAAATGCTGCCGCGAAGTGAGCTGCGCCGAATTAGAGAGGAATATCTGGTCAAGTACTATGATACTCAGAAATGA
- a CDS encoding V-type ATP synthase subunit D → MARLNVNPTRMELSKLKKKLTSARRGHKLLKDKRDELMRQFMILIKENRQLRADVEAAISEANRYMAVAGSVMQREVLETALMLPKQEVELEVSEKNVMSVYIPEFKTKYRSGDTNDIYSYGMAFTSIDLDGAVSALSKVFPKMIRLAEVEKACQLMADEIEKTRRRVNALEHIMIPDYEETIKFITMKLSENERSTTTSLMKVKDMVLKQSHNYH, encoded by the coding sequence TTGGCAAGACTTAATGTTAATCCAACGCGTATGGAGCTCAGCAAGCTGAAAAAGAAGCTCACTTCTGCCCGAAGAGGTCACAAGCTTCTGAAAGATAAGCGCGACGAGCTCATGCGTCAGTTCATGATACTGATAAAGGAGAACCGACAGCTCAGAGCAGATGTAGAAGCTGCTATATCGGAAGCCAACCGCTATATGGCTGTAGCAGGTTCTGTAATGCAGAGAGAGGTGCTTGAAACTGCACTTATGCTTCCTAAACAGGAAGTTGAGCTTGAAGTTTCGGAGAAAAACGTCATGAGCGTTTATATCCCCGAATTCAAGACCAAGTACCGCTCAGGTGATACAAATGATATATACTCATACGGTATGGCATTCACGTCTATCGACCTTGACGGCGCAGTAAGCGCTCTCAGCAAGGTCTTTCCTAAAATGATAAGACTTGCGGAAGTCGAAAAGGCTTGTCAGCTCATGGCAGACGAGATAGAAAAGACCCGCCGCCGTGTAAATGCTCTTGAGCATATCATGATACCCGACTATGAGGAAACTATCAAGTTCATCACCATGAAGCTTTCCGAAAACGAAAGAAGCACCACTACTTCACTTATGAAGGTGAAGGATATGGTGCTGAAACAAAGTCACAATTATCACTGA
- a CDS encoding polyribonucleotide nucleotidyltransferase, translating into MFENYRTFETTYAGRPLVVETGKTCGLSNGSCWVRYGETVVMANVTASAKPREGVDFFPLSVDYEERLYSVGRIPGSFTKREGKPSEKAILTSRCVDRPIRPLFPKDMRNDVSVVMTVLAVEPDNSPEIAGMIATSIAISISDIPWNGPIAGINVGLVDGEIVLNPTLEQRAKTDLTLTVAGTAEKIVMIEAGANEVPEDTMLEAILKGHEEIKKMVAFISDIRAQIGKPKFTFESMEVDHDMFDAIEAFAADRVKVALDTNDKNVRDERLAPIVDDIHANFDEKYPEQIAMIDECIYKLQKKIVRAWLYEGKRVDGRGIDEIRPLAAEVGVLPRVHGSGLFTRGQTQVLTIATLGPVSDAQKIDGLDEEDSKRYMHQYNFPSYSVGETKPSRGPGRREIGHGALAERALAPVIPPVEEFPYAFRLVSEVLSSNGSTSQGSICGSTLALMDAGVPIKAPVAGISCGLITLPDSDDFMTMVDIQGLEDFFGDMDFKVGGTHKGITAIQVDIKVDGLTPAIIKEAFEKTRKARLYILDEIMLKAIPESRPTVNKYAPKMLQTKIPVDKIREVIGQGGKVIQKISADCDVKIDISDDGNVFISGVDGDNANKALQIIHTIANDPEVGAIYKGKVVRIMDFGAFVEIAPGKDGLVHISKLDKQRVEKVEDVVSIGDEIVVKVTEIDRQGRINLSRKDALADIEAKKNS; encoded by the coding sequence ATGTTTGAAAACTACAGAACTTTTGAAACAACTTATGCAGGCAGACCTCTCGTTGTAGAGACAGGTAAGACCTGCGGACTGTCAAACGGTTCTTGCTGGGTAAGATACGGCGAGACTGTTGTTATGGCTAATGTTACTGCAAGTGCAAAGCCAAGAGAGGGCGTTGACTTCTTCCCTCTTTCAGTTGACTACGAAGAGAGACTTTACTCAGTAGGCAGGATCCCCGGCTCATTCACAAAGCGTGAGGGCAAGCCTTCCGAAAAGGCTATCCTTACTTCACGCTGCGTTGACAGACCTATCCGTCCTCTGTTCCCCAAGGACATGAGAAACGATGTTTCTGTTGTTATGACAGTTCTTGCTGTTGAGCCTGATAACTCACCTGAGATCGCAGGTATGATAGCTACATCAATTGCTATCTCTATTTCTGATATCCCATGGAACGGCCCTATCGCAGGCATCAACGTTGGTCTTGTTGACGGTGAGATCGTTCTCAATCCTACTCTCGAGCAGAGAGCTAAGACAGACCTCACACTTACAGTTGCAGGTACTGCTGAAAAGATCGTTATGATTGAGGCTGGCGCTAACGAAGTTCCCGAGGACACTATGCTGGAAGCTATCCTTAAGGGTCATGAGGAGATCAAGAAGATGGTCGCTTTCATCAGTGATATCCGCGCACAGATTGGTAAGCCTAAGTTCACATTCGAGTCAATGGAAGTTGATCACGATATGTTCGACGCTATCGAGGCTTTCGCTGCTGACCGTGTAAAGGTAGCTCTTGATACAAACGACAAGAATGTACGTGATGAGAGACTTGCTCCTATTGTTGACGATATCCATGCTAACTTTGATGAGAAGTATCCCGAGCAGATTGCTATGATCGATGAGTGCATCTATAAGCTCCAGAAGAAGATCGTTCGTGCATGGCTTTATGAGGGCAAGCGTGTTGACGGACGCGGCATTGACGAGATCCGTCCTCTGGCAGCTGAGGTCGGCGTACTTCCCCGTGTTCACGGTTCAGGTCTTTTCACAAGAGGTCAGACACAGGTACTCACTATTGCTACACTTGGTCCTGTAAGCGACGCTCAGAAGATAGACGGTCTCGACGAAGAAGACTCCAAGAGATATATGCATCAGTACAACTTCCCAAGCTACTCAGTTGGTGAGACAAAGCCCAGCAGAGGACCCGGACGCCGTGAGATCGGTCACGGTGCTCTTGCAGAGAGAGCTCTTGCTCCTGTTATCCCTCCTGTTGAGGAATTCCCATACGCATTCAGACTCGTTTCAGAGGTTCTTTCCTCTAACGGTTCTACATCACAGGGCTCTATCTGTGGTTCTACACTTGCTCTTATGGACGCAGGTGTACCGATCAAGGCTCCTGTTGCAGGTATCTCCTGCGGACTTATTACTCTTCCCGACAGTGATGACTTCATGACAATGGTAGATATCCAGGGTCTTGAGGACTTCTTCGGCGATATGGACTTCAAGGTAGGCGGTACTCATAAGGGTATCACAGCTATTCAGGTAGATATAAAGGTTGACGGTCTTACACCTGCTATCATCAAGGAAGCATTTGAAAAGACAAGAAAGGCTCGTCTGTATATCCTCGACGAGATCATGCTCAAGGCTATCCCGGAGAGCAGACCTACAGTAAATAAGTACGCTCCCAAGATGCTCCAGACAAAGATCCCAGTTGACAAGATACGCGAGGTTATCGGTCAGGGCGGTAAGGTTATCCAGAAGATCTCAGCTGACTGTGACGTTAAGATCGATATCAGCGATGACGGTAATGTATTCATCAGCGGTGTTGACGGCGATAACGCTAACAAGGCACTCCAGATAATCCATACAATTGCCAACGATCCTGAGGTAGGTGCTATCTACAAGGGTAAGGTTGTAAGAATCATGGACTTCGGTGCTTTCGTAGAGATAGCTCCAGGTAAGGACGGACTTGTTCACATCTCTAAGCTTGACAAGCAGAGAGTTGAAAAGGTAGAGGACGTTGTTTCTATCGGTGACGAGATAGTTGTAAAGGTTACAGAGATTGATCGTCAGGGCAGAATCAATCTCTCACGCAAGGACGCTCTTGCTGATATTGAAGCTAAGAAGAACAGCTAA
- the rpsO gene encoding 30S ribosomal protein S15, whose product MLLKDEKTAVIEANRTHEKDTGSPEVQIAILTRRINDLTNHLKTHKNDHHSRRGLLKMVGHRRNLLGYLKKKDINRYRAVVEKLGLRK is encoded by the coding sequence ATGTTATTGAAGGATGAAAAGACAGCCGTTATTGAGGCTAACAGAACACACGAAAAAGACACAGGTTCTCCTGAGGTTCAGATCGCTATTCTCACAAGAAGAATCAACGATCTCACAAACCACCTCAAGACACACAAGAACGACCATCACTCAAGAAGAGGTCTTCTTAAGATGGTTGGTCACAGACGTAACCTTCTCGGATATCTCAAGAAGAAGGACATCAACAGATACCGTGCTGTCGTAGAGAAGCTCGGTCTCCGTAAGTAA
- a CDS encoding PH domain-containing protein, giving the protein MKKNSFDYVWTDKKRSLFGLPLTFTRYYLTETKFITRTGFLNIDEDEIDLYKITDKKVKYPFFQRLFNCGTIIIYSRDADTPSKEVHCVKNVRKVSELIDKYLNIMRDKYGIRGRDMMAAMYHDHDHDDYDDVGDHDGDY; this is encoded by the coding sequence ATGAAAAAAAATTCGTTTGATTATGTATGGACAGATAAAAAACGTTCTCTTTTCGGACTGCCTCTTACTTTTACACGCTATTATCTTACAGAGACAAAGTTCATCACAAGAACAGGTTTCCTCAACATTGATGAGGACGAGATAGATCTCTATAAGATAACCGATAAAAAGGTAAAATATCCTTTCTTTCAGCGTTTATTCAATTGCGGAACAATAATCATATACAGCCGTGATGCAGATACTCCTTCAAAGGAAGTTCACTGTGTCAAGAATGTCAGAAAGGTATCGGAGCTTATTGATAAATATCTGAATATCATGAGAGATAAGTATGGTATCAGAGGCAGAGACATGATGGCAGCCATGTATCACGACCACGACCACGACGATTACGATGATGTGGGTGATCATGACGGCGATTATTGA
- a CDS encoding FkbM family methyltransferase, with amino-acid sequence MLSFITEKQSSWDRLKAEERPIFIYGMGDGALKIMSVFRDKHITVAGIFASDDFVRGHSFEGYRVHKLSEIEEAVDDFVVVLAFAAGYQEIVDKVQEIASKHTLYVPDVPVVGRGLFTYEYCMENEDKIQKVYDSLADDYSRKVYANIINFKISGKIDYLSAVTTTKADIYKRIIKPNFGEIYVDLGAYNGDTIKELLEFTQGRYSSIYALEPDKKNFKKLAKFIDGMPHVYAYNSAAWCIDTELPFAAKAGRQSAITAESENMIGALSVDSILAKKPATIIKMDVEGFEREAIWGAARTISHYAPKMMVSLYHRNEDIFELPLLIKKLNPAYKLYIRHQLYIPAWETNLYATV; translated from the coding sequence ATGCTCTCGTTTATAACTGAAAAACAATCCAGCTGGGACAGACTAAAAGCGGAAGAACGTCCCATATTCATCTACGGAATGGGCGACGGCGCATTGAAGATAATGTCCGTTTTCCGTGACAAGCATATAACGGTAGCAGGTATCTTTGCAAGCGATGATTTTGTACGAGGTCATTCATTCGAGGGCTACAGAGTCCATAAGCTTTCCGAGATAGAGGAAGCAGTTGACGACTTTGTCGTAGTTCTTGCTTTTGCGGCAGGCTATCAGGAAATAGTTGACAAGGTACAGGAGATAGCTTCAAAGCATACCCTGTATGTACCTGACGTGCCGGTTGTGGGCAGGGGACTGTTCACCTATGAATACTGCATGGAGAACGAAGACAAAATACAGAAGGTCTATGACAGTCTTGCAGACGACTATTCACGCAAGGTATATGCCAATATCATTAATTTTAAGATAAGCGGCAAGATAGATTATCTTTCAGCTGTTACTACAACAAAAGCCGATATCTACAAGCGTATAATAAAACCTAATTTCGGTGAGATATATGTGGATCTCGGAGCATATAACGGCGATACTATAAAGGAGCTCCTTGAGTTTACTCAGGGCAGATATTCTTCCATATATGCTCTGGAGCCTGACAAAAAGAATTTCAAAAAGCTTGCTAAATTCATCGACGGTATGCCACATGTTTATGCATATAACTCAGCAGCATGGTGCATTGATACCGAGCTTCCTTTTGCTGCAAAAGCAGGACGTCAGTCCGCAATAACGGCTGAGTCGGAGAATATGATAGGAGCTCTTTCAGTAGACAGTATCCTTGCTAAAAAGCCGGCGACTATTATCAAAATGGACGTTGAGGGCTTTGAGCGCGAGGCTATATGGGGAGCTGCAAGGACTATATCTCACTATGCTCCCAAGATGATGGTATCACTATACCACAGAAACGAGGATATTTTTGAACTTCCATTGCTCATAAAGAAGCTCAATCCCGCATATAAGCTGTATATCAGACATCAGCTTTATATCCCTGCATGGGAAACAAATCTTTACGCAACAGTATAG